A genomic segment from Deinococcus cellulosilyticus NBRC 106333 = KACC 11606 encodes:
- a CDS encoding aldo/keto reductase, which produces MQYRTLGGTGYNVSTISFGAWAIGGTWGTVNDQESLAALHRALDLGVNFIDTADVYGDGHSERLIAQLRKERSEPFFVATKAGRRLPQQSKAGYTRENLESWIGRSLKNLEVDTIDLLQLHCPHPDVYASDEVFSILDDLKKEGMIRHYGISVETVQEALTGIQYPDVQSVQIIFNMFRLKPAEQFFQAARERNVGVLARVPLASGLLTGKMSRQSQFEADDHRSFNRNGEAFDKGETFSGVDYDVALDAVEELKAIKPEGMTLAQFALRWITMFPEVTCAIPGAKNPQQAESNAAAADLPELSAEVMQKVQDIYDQKIRALVHQNW; this is translated from the coding sequence ATGCAATATCGCACACTTGGCGGAACCGGATACAACGTCTCGACCATCTCTTTTGGAGCCTGGGCCATTGGTGGCACCTGGGGCACCGTGAACGATCAGGAGAGCCTTGCTGCCCTGCACAGGGCCCTGGACCTGGGTGTCAACTTCATCGACACTGCAGACGTGTATGGAGACGGGCACAGCGAGCGCCTGATTGCACAGCTTCGCAAAGAGCGCTCTGAACCCTTTTTTGTGGCCACCAAGGCAGGCAGACGCCTTCCCCAGCAGAGCAAAGCCGGATACACCCGTGAGAACCTGGAAAGCTGGATTGGCCGTTCCCTCAAAAACCTTGAAGTGGACACCATCGACCTGCTGCAACTGCACTGCCCCCACCCCGACGTGTACGCCTCTGACGAGGTGTTCTCCATTCTGGACGACCTGAAAAAAGAGGGCATGATCCGCCACTACGGGATCAGTGTGGAGACCGTGCAGGAAGCCCTGACGGGCATCCAGTACCCGGATGTGCAGTCGGTGCAGATCATCTTCAACATGTTCCGCCTGAAACCCGCCGAGCAGTTCTTCCAGGCGGCCCGGGAACGCAATGTTGGGGTCCTGGCCCGGGTGCCCCTCGCCAGTGGTCTCTTGACTGGAAAAATGAGCCGCCAGTCCCAGTTCGAGGCCGACGATCACCGCAGTTTCAACCGCAACGGTGAGGCCTTCGACAAAGGTGAAACCTTCTCTGGCGTGGATTACGATGTGGCCCTTGATGCTGTTGAGGAACTGAAAGCCATCAAACCCGAAGGCATGACCCTGGCCCAGTTTGCCCTGCGCTGGATCACCATGTTCCCAGAGGTCACCTGCGCCATTCCAGGGGCCAAAAACCCCCAGCAGGCCGAGAGCAACGCCGCTGCCGCAGACCTTCCCGAACTGTCTGCAGAAGTCATGCAGAAAGTGCAGGACATCTACGACCAGAAGATCCGGGCACTGGTGCACCAGAACTGGTAA
- a CDS encoding diguanylate cyclase domain-containing protein, producing the protein MKAVKSVAVLTDYLYPYQNSLIAGIQHALEHHGVPSTIFVGRNLKTSNVGALRANDIYDLLDPERHLGIIVLAASVGVHLSDAELSEWMKAYHPLPVVSIGRKMEGASSILLDNRPAMRELMKHLIVQRGYRHLAFMRGLPGNHDSEERERVFRQVILEQGLVLDESMIMTGRYASSLAFQEMTRLLQRARELDAVVCANDEMAEGAIQAITALGLRVPQDIAVVGFDDSEEFKHVVPPLTTVRQPFFEQGEEAGRRLLEMVLEGAAAQDSFISPQLVVRESCGSVQMGSALPQQSEVFRGVLEIQQDLFEQFEQVATCPDKHQAFLTLWKDTLLRRVHLDQEFFVWRDGLSGCVQRVGLASGPEHLAEVLKLGFAAQSILASILQMLHSRNHLLGINSTKMAPELFAVDRHDDLFRALQGYLEHMGLRHYMLVLYESYESTPAPYAHVTLAAGTLCHMDVGVFSTRELLPESMQEELSCGSLVMSPLFVNEVHYGYLLYEPPSWGRFDEEGLCHTLSQALQQLEQTLALRSYAENLELQVQVRTRELKAEVAERMKAEQALREANAELQRFAFLDGLTQIYNRAAFNEHLQSQWVNHLRHNRALSLILCDVDFFKKYNDHYGHLKGDECLKRLAQALARSVRNRGDTVARYGGEEFVIILPETDETGALLVAERIQHEVQQLQILHERSEIGASITVSIGVATLVPQAGMSPEELIHLADQCLYQAKQAGRARIMQQVMTGI; encoded by the coding sequence ATGAAAGCCGTGAAAAGCGTCGCTGTGCTCACAGATTACCTCTATCCCTACCAGAACAGCCTCATCGCTGGCATTCAGCATGCTCTGGAACATCACGGGGTTCCCTCCACCATTTTTGTGGGCCGGAACCTGAAAACCTCGAATGTGGGTGCCCTCCGGGCCAATGACATTTACGATCTGCTGGACCCGGAGCGGCATCTGGGCATCATTGTGCTGGCGGCCTCTGTGGGCGTGCACCTGAGCGACGCTGAGCTTTCAGAGTGGATGAAGGCTTACCATCCTCTGCCTGTGGTGAGCATCGGGCGGAAGATGGAGGGTGCTTCCAGCATCCTGCTGGACAACCGTCCGGCCATGCGTGAGCTGATGAAGCACCTGATCGTGCAGCGAGGATACCGCCATCTGGCGTTCATGCGGGGCCTTCCTGGAAACCACGACTCCGAGGAGCGGGAGCGGGTTTTCCGGCAGGTGATCCTGGAGCAGGGCCTGGTGTTGGATGAGTCCATGATCATGACGGGCCGCTACGCCTCATCCCTGGCTTTTCAGGAGATGACCCGCCTGCTGCAGCGTGCCCGTGAGCTTGATGCGGTGGTCTGTGCCAACGATGAGATGGCGGAGGGGGCCATCCAGGCCATCACGGCACTGGGCCTCAGGGTACCGCAGGACATTGCGGTGGTGGGTTTCGATGACAGCGAGGAATTCAAGCATGTGGTGCCCCCACTGACCACTGTACGCCAGCCTTTCTTTGAGCAGGGAGAGGAGGCTGGACGGAGGTTGCTGGAGATGGTGCTGGAAGGTGCGGCAGCACAGGACAGTTTCATCAGCCCACAGCTGGTGGTCCGGGAGTCCTGTGGTTCGGTGCAGATGGGTTCGGCCCTGCCCCAGCAAAGCGAGGTGTTCCGGGGGGTGCTGGAAATCCAGCAGGACCTGTTTGAGCAGTTTGAACAGGTGGCCACCTGCCCAGACAAACACCAGGCTTTTCTGACCCTCTGGAAGGACACGTTGCTCAGACGGGTGCATCTGGACCAGGAATTTTTTGTCTGGCGGGACGGCCTCAGTGGCTGTGTGCAGCGGGTGGGTCTCGCCTCAGGTCCTGAGCATCTGGCAGAGGTGCTGAAGCTGGGTTTTGCTGCACAGTCCATCCTGGCGAGCATCCTGCAGATGCTGCATTCCAGAAACCACCTGCTGGGCATCAACAGCACCAAGATGGCTCCAGAACTCTTTGCTGTGGACCGACACGACGACCTGTTCCGGGCATTGCAGGGATATCTGGAACACATGGGGCTCCGGCATTACATGCTGGTGCTTTATGAGTCCTACGAGTCGACCCCTGCTCCTTATGCCCATGTGACGCTGGCGGCGGGAACGTTGTGCCACATGGACGTGGGGGTGTTCTCCACGCGTGAACTTCTGCCAGAGAGCATGCAGGAGGAACTGTCCTGCGGGAGTCTGGTGATGTCCCCACTTTTTGTGAATGAAGTGCATTACGGATATCTGCTGTACGAGCCTCCTTCCTGGGGACGCTTTGATGAGGAGGGGCTCTGTCACACCCTCAGCCAGGCTTTGCAGCAACTGGAGCAGACCCTGGCCCTGCGCAGCTATGCCGAGAACCTGGAATTGCAGGTGCAGGTGCGCACCCGCGAACTGAAAGCGGAGGTCGCAGAGCGCATGAAGGCTGAGCAGGCCCTGCGGGAAGCCAATGCGGAACTGCAGCGTTTCGCGTTTCTGGACGGTCTCACCCAGATCTACAACCGGGCGGCTTTCAATGAGCACCTGCAGAGCCAGTGGGTGAACCACCTGCGCCACAATCGCGCCCTGTCTCTGATCCTGTGTGATGTGGACTTCTTCAAGAAGTACAACGACCATTACGGCCACCTGAAAGGGGATGAGTGCCTGAAGCGCCTGGCACAGGCCCTGGCCCGTTCGGTGCGCAACAGGGGAGACACGGTGGCCCGCTATGGTGGGGAAGAGTTTGTGATCATCCTCCCCGAAACCGATGAAACAGGTGCCTTGCTGGTGGCAGAGCGCATCCAGCATGAGGTGCAGCAGTTGCAGATCCTGCATGAGCGTTCTGAAATCGGGGCCAGCATCACGGTGAGCATTGGGGTGGCAACCCTGGTGCCCCAGGCTGGAATGTCTCCTGAAGAACTGATTCATCTGGCAGACCAGTGCCTGTATCAGGCCAAGCAGGCAGGGCGTGCCCGCATCATGCAACAGGTGATGACCGGGATCTGA
- a CDS encoding LacI family DNA-binding transcriptional regulator, translating to MTSRSQNRPNIRAVANRAGVSTATVSRAINSPERLDPETLKRVMHVVQELGYVPNLTGRSLVMGRTHAVGVVVPNVGWPLFASFARGIEMELNASTLMPIIVSTDDLKDREKDAARALVERSVDGLIIISSNLAPGELERLAPSMFRVHINPQIDGHTHQIRVDDEAGGYLAADHFLKTGHKRIAHVAGEFRSGRDRARGFLKRLHEEGLEPFALYTGDFTVEAGEKGVEKILETGLPDAIFAASDLMAVGVCRALNRAGLRVPDAVSVIGFDDNPIAALLDPPLTTLRQLDVELGRMAGRMFLSLMEGERPENQIIVPELIERHTTRMRARR from the coding sequence ATGACCAGCAGAAGCCAAAACCGACCCAACATTCGTGCTGTCGCCAATCGGGCAGGTGTGTCCACGGCCACCGTCTCACGCGCCATCAACTCACCGGAGCGTCTGGACCCCGAAACCCTCAAACGGGTGATGCATGTGGTGCAGGAACTCGGTTACGTGCCCAACCTGACCGGCAGAAGCCTGGTGATGGGACGCACGCACGCTGTTGGTGTGGTGGTTCCCAACGTGGGCTGGCCCCTCTTTGCCTCCTTTGCCAGGGGCATCGAAATGGAACTGAATGCCTCGACTCTGATGCCGATCATCGTCTCCACCGATGACCTGAAAGACCGCGAAAAAGACGCTGCCAGAGCACTCGTGGAGCGGTCCGTGGACGGTCTGATCATCATTTCTTCCAACCTTGCTCCAGGCGAGCTTGAAAGGCTTGCCCCCAGCATGTTCCGCGTGCACATCAACCCCCAGATCGACGGGCACACGCACCAGATCCGGGTGGACGACGAGGCGGGCGGATACCTTGCCGCAGACCATTTCCTGAAAACCGGGCACAAACGCATTGCCCATGTGGCCGGGGAATTTCGCTCGGGCCGGGACCGTGCCCGGGGATTTTTAAAGCGCTTACATGAGGAAGGGCTGGAACCCTTCGCCCTGTACACCGGAGATTTCACTGTGGAAGCCGGAGAAAAAGGGGTTGAGAAAATCCTGGAAACTGGCCTTCCAGATGCCATTTTTGCCGCCAGTGACCTGATGGCTGTCGGGGTGTGCCGTGCCCTCAATCGTGCCGGGCTCAGGGTTCCTGATGCCGTCTCGGTGATTGGCTTCGACGACAACCCCATTGCTGCCCTGCTTGATCCACCCCTCACCACGTTGCGCCAGCTGGATGTTGAACTTGGACGCATGGCAGGCCGGATGTTTCTTTCCCTGATGGAAGGGGAGAGACCAGAGAACCAGATCATTGTTCCAGAGCTGATTGAGCGTCACACCACCCGGATGCGTGCCCGCAGATAG
- a CDS encoding ABC transporter substrate-binding protein — translation MKNANVYIKAARVALTAALLTASLAQAESVFRIARDAASLASVNLNPFSGGSQRLYPTVSAIYETLFYVNSLTGDVENVLGTSYKWDKTNKKLTVTVRDGVKWSDGQPFTAKDVEFTFDYLKQNPAIDGSALWKNGLTDVKASGNTVTFTFKDKNIPVFVYIAHQPIVPQHVWSKIKDPTTETNTKPVATGPFLFQSANNQSIKVVKNPNYWMKGYPKIDAIQWEVVGGADAILLKLLRGDADYSYANIPDIKNVYVNKNPETNKFYWPVTGGNYLYFNTAKAPFNDVNFRKAIASAINTDEVALKAYSGLVKAASPSGIIPTQQSKWLSKATAAKGLTFDVNKARDFLKKGGYKVVNGKLTDKSGKTLPTFKILVGAGWTDFITMAQVIGNNLKQIGIDTTIDQQTWGSYSGGLQTGTYDMGISWGWGGGETPYNLFFQSFAPEFSAKVGDTAASNLTRYTKANITSSLKRFQQNSDPAVQKKAIDTIVNQFVTDVPFFPLTDRVNFTTYNSKNFKGFPTDQNPYYDGGADDQIGARLLFLNLEPK, via the coding sequence ATGAAAAATGCAAACGTTTACATCAAAGCCGCCCGTGTTGCCCTGACCGCCGCCCTGCTCACCGCCTCCCTGGCCCAGGCCGAGAGCGTGTTCCGCATTGCCCGGGACGCTGCGTCCCTGGCCAGCGTGAACCTCAACCCCTTCTCCGGAGGCAGCCAGCGCCTTTACCCCACCGTGTCCGCCATTTATGAAACCCTCTTCTACGTCAACTCCCTGACCGGAGACGTGGAAAACGTGCTGGGCACCAGTTACAAATGGGACAAAACCAACAAGAAACTGACCGTCACCGTGCGCGATGGGGTCAAGTGGAGCGACGGACAGCCCTTCACGGCCAAAGACGTGGAATTCACCTTCGATTACCTGAAGCAGAATCCTGCCATTGACGGCTCTGCCCTGTGGAAAAACGGCCTGACCGACGTGAAAGCCTCCGGCAACACCGTGACCTTCACCTTCAAAGACAAGAACATCCCGGTCTTCGTGTACATCGCCCACCAGCCCATCGTGCCCCAGCACGTCTGGAGCAAGATCAAAGACCCCACCACCGAAACCAACACCAAACCTGTGGCGACCGGACCTTTCCTCTTCCAGAGCGCCAACAACCAGAGCATCAAAGTGGTGAAAAACCCCAACTACTGGATGAAAGGCTACCCCAAAATCGACGCCATCCAGTGGGAAGTGGTCGGTGGTGCAGACGCCATCCTGCTGAAACTCCTCAGAGGGGACGCCGATTACTCCTACGCCAACATCCCCGACATCAAGAACGTCTACGTCAACAAGAACCCCGAAACCAACAAGTTCTACTGGCCCGTGACCGGCGGCAACTACCTGTACTTCAACACCGCCAAGGCCCCCTTCAATGATGTGAACTTCCGCAAGGCCATCGCCTCTGCCATCAACACCGACGAAGTGGCCCTCAAAGCCTACTCTGGTCTGGTCAAAGCAGCGAGCCCCAGCGGCATCATCCCCACCCAGCAGAGCAAGTGGCTGTCCAAAGCCACCGCAGCCAAAGGGCTCACCTTTGACGTGAACAAGGCCAGAGACTTCCTGAAAAAAGGTGGCTACAAGGTCGTGAACGGCAAATTGACCGACAAGTCCGGCAAGACCCTCCCCACCTTCAAGATCCTGGTGGGCGCAGGCTGGACCGACTTCATCACCATGGCCCAGGTGATCGGCAACAACCTCAAACAGATCGGCATCGACACCACCATCGACCAGCAGACCTGGGGCAGCTACTCCGGTGGCCTGCAGACCGGCACCTACGACATGGGAATCAGCTGGGGCTGGGGTGGCGGTGAAACCCCCTACAACCTGTTCTTCCAGTCTTTCGCACCTGAGTTCAGCGCCAAAGTCGGGGACACTGCAGCTTCCAACCTGACCCGCTACACCAAAGCCAACATCACCTCCTCCCTCAAACGCTTCCAGCAGAACAGTGATCCTGCCGTGCAGAAAAAGGCCATCGACACCATCGTCAACCAGTTCGTCACCGACGTGCCCTTCTTCCCCCTCACCGACCGTGTGAACTTCACCACCTACAACAGCAAGAACTTCAAAGGCTTCCCCACCGACCAAAACCCCTACTACGACGGTGGCGCAGACGACCAGATCGGTGCCCGCCTGCTGTTCCTGAACCTGGAACCCAAGTAA
- a CDS encoding ABC transporter permease: protein MNFFLRRLTFFLLTLWAALTLNFFLPRLVPGNPIGAMLAQSQGRLNPEAVHALKLAYGISDTPQPLYIQYFEYIGKLFQGDFGRSISQFPMNVTDVIAGAAPWTIGLVGISTIISFVLGSLLGLWTAWKRGNKVADAMVPFGLFLNSMPYFWFALISLYLFAYLLNWFPLSGGYESSKSPADGWAYYKTVLWHGFLPAFTIIVTGLGGWLVGMRNNAVSVLNEDYVTFAEAKGLKPSRIKNQYVARNAILPSITGFGMALGFVVGGSIVTEIVFSYPGIGRLLYQAVTALDYPLMQGIFLFITATVLIANLLVEISYVFLDPRVRGGK, encoded by the coding sequence GTGAATTTCTTTTTGCGTCGCCTGACCTTTTTTCTGCTGACCCTGTGGGCGGCACTCACCCTGAATTTCTTTCTGCCCAGACTGGTGCCCGGTAACCCCATCGGGGCCATGCTGGCACAATCCCAGGGAAGACTGAATCCTGAGGCTGTGCATGCTTTGAAACTGGCCTACGGCATCAGCGACACGCCCCAGCCCCTGTACATTCAGTATTTTGAGTACATCGGCAAGCTGTTTCAGGGGGATTTTGGCCGTTCGATCAGCCAGTTTCCCATGAATGTGACCGATGTGATCGCCGGGGCTGCCCCCTGGACCATTGGGCTGGTTGGAATCAGTACCATCATCTCTTTTGTGCTGGGAAGTCTGCTCGGACTGTGGACCGCCTGGAAACGGGGCAACAAAGTCGCAGATGCGATGGTGCCTTTTGGCCTGTTCCTGAACAGCATGCCTTACTTCTGGTTTGCACTCATCAGCCTTTATCTTTTCGCCTACCTGCTGAACTGGTTCCCACTCAGTGGAGGATACGAGAGCAGCAAGTCACCTGCCGATGGCTGGGCCTACTATAAAACGGTGCTCTGGCACGGCTTTCTGCCTGCCTTCACCATCATTGTGACAGGTCTGGGCGGATGGCTGGTGGGAATGCGCAACAATGCCGTCAGTGTGCTGAATGAAGATTACGTGACCTTCGCAGAAGCCAAGGGCCTGAAGCCCAGCCGCATCAAGAACCAGTACGTGGCCCGAAACGCCATTTTGCCCTCCATCACTGGATTTGGCATGGCGCTGGGCTTCGTGGTGGGCGGCTCCATCGTCACCGAGATCGTGTTCTCCTACCCTGGCATTGGTCGCCTGCTCTATCAGGCCGTGACTGCGCTGGATTACCCCCTGATGCAGGGCATTTTCCTGTTCATCACCGCAACCGTTCTGATCGCCAACCTGCTGGTGGAGATCAGTTACGTGTTCCTGGACCCCCGTGTGAGAGGAGGCAAGTGA
- a CDS encoding dipeptide/oligopeptide/nickel ABC transporter permease/ATP-binding protein yields MGLLKALWKEPRSRFGLILFALMALIGLCAPILTSHSPTDMGFMPWEKPSAAHPMGTTGLGQDVYTQFLYATRLSLTLALVTGLLVALISTAIGLTAAFYGGLADELISFFTNVVLVLPALPLIIVIAAYIKVGGFWPVVLVVALTGWAWGARVLRAQALTLRERDFVHAAIASGETPARVILTHLIPNMSGLIAANFFGAAVYAILTATGLEFLGLGDVSLISWGTMLYWAGSEQAMLHDAWVRIAAPGLGIALLGTAFALLNFGIDSISNPRLRLQAPVHKKPRPVSPDALRAQKNLVSAQNVTVQYDTPKGAVTAVSKGNLDVKAGEFIGLAGESGCGKSTLAFAMTRLLRSPGFVAEGAVYLENKNLLDLDDEELRKVRWKDFSLVFQASMNVLNPVLTVRDQIYDALQAHGMRDKAELEKRALELFGIINIRPQFLDSYPHQLSGGMRQRVVIAIALALQPKVIVMDEPTTALDVVVQRSLLQEIADLRKKMDISIIFITHDLSLLVEMSDRIVIMYAGQIVEEAKASDIYARPRHPYTKLLMSTFPPISGPKERRHGIPGRPPVLTATSRGCPFADRCPSVIPGVCTSTNPMLLEIEKGHKVACHLEVPEMREVKA; encoded by the coding sequence ATGGGACTCCTGAAAGCCCTCTGGAAGGAGCCCCGCTCCCGTTTCGGTCTGATCCTGTTTGCCCTGATGGCCCTGATTGGCCTGTGTGCCCCCATCCTGACTTCCCACAGCCCCACCGACATGGGCTTCATGCCCTGGGAGAAGCCCTCTGCAGCCCACCCCATGGGCACCACTGGACTTGGGCAGGACGTGTACACCCAGTTCCTGTACGCCACCCGCCTGTCTTTGACCCTTGCACTGGTGACAGGTTTGCTGGTGGCCCTGATCAGCACCGCCATCGGTCTCACTGCTGCCTTTTATGGCGGTCTGGCCGATGAACTGATCAGCTTTTTCACCAATGTGGTGCTTGTCCTGCCCGCACTGCCCCTGATCATCGTGATTGCCGCTTACATCAAAGTGGGCGGATTCTGGCCGGTGGTGCTGGTGGTGGCCCTCACCGGATGGGCATGGGGTGCTCGCGTTCTGCGGGCCCAGGCCTTGACCCTCAGAGAAAGGGATTTTGTGCATGCGGCGATTGCCTCGGGTGAAACCCCTGCCCGGGTGATCCTCACCCACCTGATTCCCAACATGAGCGGTCTGATTGCCGCCAACTTCTTCGGTGCTGCCGTGTACGCCATCCTGACCGCCACGGGACTGGAATTCCTGGGTCTGGGAGACGTCAGTTTGATCAGCTGGGGAACCATGCTCTACTGGGCCGGAAGCGAACAGGCCATGTTGCACGATGCCTGGGTGCGCATTGCTGCTCCCGGTCTGGGCATTGCTTTGCTCGGTACGGCTTTTGCTCTCCTGAACTTCGGCATCGACTCCATTTCCAACCCCCGTCTGCGTTTGCAGGCTCCAGTTCACAAGAAACCCAGACCTGTCAGCCCGGATGCCCTGCGTGCCCAGAAAAACCTGGTCAGCGCCCAGAACGTCACCGTGCAGTATGACACCCCAAAAGGTGCCGTGACCGCCGTGAGCAAGGGCAACCTGGATGTCAAGGCTGGCGAATTCATCGGTCTGGCCGGAGAATCCGGGTGCGGAAAATCCACCCTGGCCTTCGCCATGACCCGTCTCCTCAGATCCCCTGGTTTCGTGGCAGAGGGTGCCGTCTACCTGGAAAACAAGAACCTGCTGGATCTTGACGACGAGGAACTGCGCAAGGTGCGCTGGAAGGACTTCTCCCTGGTCTTCCAGGCCTCCATGAACGTGCTGAACCCCGTGCTGACCGTGCGTGACCAGATTTATGACGCCCTGCAGGCCCACGGCATGCGGGACAAAGCCGAGCTGGAAAAACGTGCACTGGAACTCTTCGGGATCATCAACATCCGCCCACAGTTTCTGGACAGCTACCCTCACCAGCTTTCCGGTGGGATGAGGCAGCGTGTGGTGATCGCCATTGCCCTCGCTCTGCAACCCAAGGTGATTGTGATGGACGAACCCACCACGGCACTCGATGTGGTGGTACAGAGAAGCCTGCTGCAGGAAATTGCCGACCTGAGAAAGAAGATGGACATCTCCATCATCTTCATCACCCACGACCTGTCTCTGCTCGTCGAGATGTCAGACCGCATCGTGATCATGTACGCCGGACAGATCGTGGAAGAAGCGAAAGCCAGCGACATTTACGCCCGCCCCCGTCACCCTTACACCAAACTCTTGATGTCCACCTTCCCCCCGATTTCTGGTCCCAAAGAGCGCAGGCACGGCATTCCTGGCCGCCCACCTGTGCTGACCGCCACCTCCAGAGGTTGCCCTTTCGCAGACCGTTGCCCCAGCGTGATTCCGGGTGTGTGCACTTCAACGAACCCCATGCTGCTGGAAATCGAAAAGGGCCATAAAGTGGCCTGTCATCTGGAGGTTCCAGAAATGCGCGAGGTGAAAGCATGA
- a CDS encoding ABC transporter ATP-binding protein, translating into MTSGPNVNALELKDLNKVFTSGNKKVHAVSHVNLTLRKKEVIAIVGESGSGKSTIARLITRLHAPTSGQLVIDGQNISQNPSGKELKHLRQRVQMIFQDPFGSINPLHSIGYTVGRPMEIHGIAKGKEKDKRVAQLLDRVGLNPGIEVAKKLPHELSGGQRQRVGIARALAANPSILLADEPTSMLDVSIRLDVMNLLLDLRDQEGLSMIFITHDLAGARYMSDRVAVMYAGHIVEVGPTDQVINNPAHPYTILLRSAAPKPEESLRPERIDSRGDIPSLAALPTGCPFAPRCPFATPECTQALPQFYDVGIEHQARCIHPQNQTQKELSHA; encoded by the coding sequence ATGACTTCTGGCCCCAATGTGAATGCCCTGGAGCTGAAAGACCTGAACAAGGTTTTCACCTCTGGCAACAAGAAAGTGCACGCAGTCAGCCATGTGAACCTGACCCTGCGCAAAAAAGAAGTGATTGCCATTGTGGGCGAATCCGGCTCCGGAAAATCCACCATTGCGAGGCTCATCACCAGGCTCCATGCTCCCACTTCCGGTCAGCTGGTGATTGATGGGCAAAACATTTCCCAGAATCCATCTGGCAAGGAACTCAAGCACCTCAGGCAGCGGGTCCAGATGATCTTTCAGGACCCTTTCGGTTCGATCAACCCGCTGCACTCCATTGGTTACACCGTGGGTCGCCCAATGGAAATCCACGGGATTGCAAAAGGCAAAGAGAAAGACAAAAGGGTGGCACAGCTTCTGGACCGGGTGGGACTCAACCCTGGCATTGAAGTGGCGAAGAAACTGCCCCACGAGCTTTCCGGGGGCCAGAGGCAGCGTGTCGGGATTGCCCGTGCCCTTGCAGCCAACCCCTCAATTCTGCTGGCCGATGAGCCGACCTCCATGCTGGACGTGTCGATCCGTCTGGACGTGATGAACCTCCTCCTGGACTTGCGCGACCAGGAAGGCCTGTCAATGATCTTCATCACCCACGACCTTGCGGGTGCACGCTACATGAGTGACCGGGTGGCGGTGATGTATGCGGGGCACATTGTGGAAGTGGGACCCACCGATCAGGTGATCAACAACCCGGCCCACCCCTACACCATCCTGCTCAGGTCTGCGGCCCCAAAGCCCGAAGAGAGCCTGCGTCCCGAGCGCATCGACTCCAGAGGGGACATTCCCAGTCTGGCTGCATTGCCCACAGGTTGCCCCTTTGCTCCCCGTTGTCCATTTGCCACCCCTGAATGCACCCAGGCGTTGCCCCAGTTCTATGATGTCGGCATCGAGCATCAGGCGAGGTGCATTCACCCCCAGAATCAGACCCAGAAGGAGTTGAGCCATGCTTGA